The window GGTACATTAAAGCGAAACCATAATATTACATGTTTCGAAAATTCAGGTCAACCACATacacttccctttttttctctctcttctttttttttttttttactttttttttttttttttttttttttttttttttttttttttttttagatagctGGTGCTAGCTTATGCGCAACGAAAACACGCTCTCCCAGACGAACCGCTTACATTTCCCTCTGGCTTCTTTTCGCGAAAAAAGTAATCattcccccgttctctctctctttggcaggcacaacaacaacaacaacaacaaccacgggAACGACAACAACAGCCCTTGCTTGTGGGCCATCGTGTCGTGTTGCGGCGCTCGCTCGGGCAACGGGCGGGACGAGTGCTTCGAGACCCTAGGCTGCCCAGGAGCGTGGTTTGATAACCTCTGTTCCCAGGACTTCCAAAGCGCAGCCCACTCCGAGGTGTCCAACATCCTCCAGTTCGGTTAGACGGGCTCGGACGAGAGAAGACGGGAGAGCCAGCGAAGGGTGAAGGAGGTCGTGCAAGAAAGGCGGGAGAAAGGACGATGGCCAGATGAAAGGGAGTAAGAAAAAGGGAAGTGATTAAAACCGAAAATGCTGCAAGTACAAACCAGAGGGGAGAGAATGCAATCTCAGCGGAATTTCGAGATAGGGGACCGTAATCTATGGTAAAAGGATGATGTCTGATGAAACGATCTTGGGTTCGAAAATGCGATGATTTTGAAGTGAATAACAACGAAATAGAtcaaaggaaaacatgaaaaggTATAAAGAATGGAACGAAGATTATTAAATTCAAAattgacatatttttttatatcttgtaaattcagtttttttttttttttttttttcttgcactttTGAATTCATGTTTGTAGAAAATGGAATACGTTATACGTTATAGAATAGTACATAGCCCAGCAGACTATTTATACCGTAGCTTTATATTCTTAGTAGTACTAATATTTATTCCAAGTATTTACAGTTCATGTATAATTCGTGTGAATCACATTTAAGTTAGTTTATTTGATTGGAAAGAAGATATATCTGGAAAAAATAAATTGTCCTGAATTAACTACCTTGTAAGGCTATTGTGTGCGCAGTTAATTTTATGTTAGTCCTCATAACAAAAGGGTTATGTAATGCAGATTCTTATGGGAAGCCTTTGTATAATAAAAATgtgaaatattttgtatttttctatattttatacctattatatttatttatctatctatatatgtatacatatatatgtgtatatataaatatttatacatatatatgtatatatacatacatgtatacacatatatacatacacatatagatatagatatagatagatactcacatatgtatacatatatataattatatatatacatatatataattatatatatacatatatatgtatgtatgtaagtatgtatatatacagatatagcgGAATGAAATAATAAGATATGAATCAAACTATGCTAAAAAATTTCTAATATAAACTTTTGCCAAGAAATCTTTGAATAGTCGTATGTAAATCTTTAAAGCCTTTTCTTGTTGACGAAAACAATTTATTTTAAAAGCAATACATTATATGTtttctattttgtatttcttGCAGTTATTTAAAGATGCAATAGATTCCCGAAATCGCAAG of the Penaeus chinensis breed Huanghai No. 1 chromosome 18, ASM1920278v2, whole genome shotgun sequence genome contains:
- the LOC125034677 gene encoding uncharacterized protein LOC125034677, with product MKTRACLAYLMVGVCGLAAALPFPGEGSQMGPGEGPRENNPVFNVWEFAYIHDGSVNSRSAAQADEAHNNNNNNNHGNDNNSPCLWAIVSCCGARSGNGRDECFETLGCPGAWFDNLCSQDFQSAAHSEVSNILQFG